In Rhodothermus bifroesti, a single genomic region encodes these proteins:
- a CDS encoding CBS domain-containing protein gives MRNVRSVLKRKGFQVITVDAGTPVIEAVRRLRQHQIGAMPVVDDRARMIGIFSERDVVRGLAEKGATVLEDPVRRWMTSPVHFCKPEDSIRDVMAQMTYRRVRHLPVVEDGRLVGLISIGDIVKSRLEELEEETQMLRDLIVAGR, from the coding sequence ATGAGGAACGTCCGTTCTGTGCTTAAACGCAAAGGCTTTCAAGTGATTACGGTTGATGCGGGCACGCCGGTCATTGAAGCAGTGCGTCGGTTGCGGCAGCACCAAATTGGTGCGATGCCTGTCGTTGATGATCGGGCGCGGATGATTGGCATTTTTTCCGAGCGGGATGTTGTGCGTGGGTTGGCTGAAAAGGGTGCTACCGTCTTGGAAGATCCAGTTCGTCGATGGATGACCAGTCCAGTGCATTTTTGCAAGCCTGAGGATTCCATCCGCGATGTAATGGCCCAAATGACATACCGCCGCGTGCGGCATCTCCCGGTGGTGGAAGATGGGCGTCTTGTAGGCCTAATCAGTATTGGGGATATCGTTAAATCTCGGCTTGAAGAGCTCGAAGAGGAAACCCAAATGTTGCGCGACTTGATTGTGGCAGGTCGGTAG
- a CDS encoding nitrous oxide reductase accessory protein NosL, translating into MKRWFVLLLLFGSCQSGADLDQPPTFRFGYDSCDYCRMLITEPRYAAALRLIDGQARRFDDIGCLLHYLQAHPSEPQAHIWVNDYLQERWLRAEVALYVQSDRLTTPMGYGIVALADSIAAESLAQQLHAPVLRFEQLRAGFLPHP; encoded by the coding sequence ATGAAACGTTGGTTTGTGCTTCTGTTGCTGTTTGGCAGCTGCCAAAGCGGGGCAGATTTGGACCAGCCACCCACGTTTCGCTTTGGCTATGACAGCTGCGACTATTGCCGCATGCTGATTACCGAGCCGCGCTACGCAGCTGCCCTACGCCTGATCGATGGCCAGGCTCGGCGCTTTGACGACATCGGCTGCCTTTTGCACTACTTGCAAGCACACCCTAGCGAACCCCAGGCACACATTTGGGTGAACGATTACTTGCAGGAACGCTGGCTGCGCGCCGAAGTGGCGCTGTACGTACAAAGCGACCGGCTAACTACACCCATGGGCTATGGCATCGTGGCCTTAGCCGATTCGATAGCTGCCGAAAGCCTAGCCCAACAGCTCCATGCTCCTGTGCTGCGTTTTGAGCAGCTTCGGGCTGGATTCCTCCCCCACCCGTAG
- a CDS encoding ABC transporter permease, producing the protein MILLHNVTPKVFGLLARKELHDALRNRWFVLYTLVFSLLALVLSWMGLASGQLYGLAGFGRTTASLINLVMLIVPLMGLTLGALSLALEREQGTLLYVLAQPITPAEVLLGKLLGLATALTATLSIGFGLSGLVLAWRGSTIGLGAFLGLLGLAILLALFSLSLGLLFSSALPRTAAALGSALFAWLLLVFLGDLGLLGSALVLRMPIEALFTLSLLNPLQVFKLAAILLLQSDLQVLGPAGQYAMHIYGLRLLPLSIGLLGLWTLVPLLPAHLFFHRRGAL; encoded by the coding sequence ATGATCTTGCTGCATAACGTTACGCCGAAAGTTTTTGGGTTGTTAGCCCGTAAAGAGCTGCACGACGCACTGCGCAACCGGTGGTTTGTGCTCTATACGCTGGTTTTTTCTCTGCTAGCGCTGGTGCTTTCTTGGATGGGCCTGGCCAGCGGACAGCTCTACGGACTAGCCGGTTTTGGACGCACAACCGCAAGTCTCATCAACTTGGTTATGCTCATTGTGCCCCTAATGGGACTAACGCTGGGCGCGCTAAGCTTAGCTCTCGAGCGCGAGCAAGGCACCCTGCTCTATGTACTGGCCCAACCGATCACGCCCGCCGAGGTCCTACTGGGCAAACTGCTCGGGCTGGCGACAGCCCTTACGGCTACGCTGAGCATTGGTTTTGGCCTGAGCGGACTGGTGCTTGCTTGGCGAGGCAGCACCATAGGGCTAGGAGCCTTCCTGGGGTTGCTGGGATTAGCGATCTTGCTAGCACTTTTCAGCCTGAGCTTGGGATTATTGTTTTCGAGTGCTCTCCCCCGCACTGCCGCAGCCCTTGGCAGCGCGCTGTTTGCCTGGCTACTGCTGGTTTTCTTGGGAGATCTGGGTCTGCTAGGCTCGGCCTTGGTCCTGCGCATGCCTATTGAAGCGCTTTTTACACTTTCGCTGTTAAATCCGCTTCAGGTGTTTAAGCTTGCGGCCATTTTGCTCCTGCAAAGCGACCTTCAGGTGCTAGGTCCAGCTGGACAGTATGCCATGCATATCTACGGCCTGCGCCTACTCCCCCTTTCGATTGGACTGTTGGGTCTATGGACCTTGGTGCCTTTATTGCCCGCTCACCTATTTTTCCATCGCCGCGGTGCGCTATGA
- the ccmA gene encoding heme ABC exporter ATP-binding protein CcmA yields the protein MALLQIERLTKRFGAAKVLQELSVTVETGEQLALWGPNGAGKTTLLRCILGLLPFEGTIRLNGYDVRRQGKAARRLIGFVPQEVAFYPTLTVGETAAFFARLRGLDLQATRPLLEQVGLADRMHQPTRTLSGGQRQRLALALALLGDPPLLLLDEPTASLDVRSRSEFLTYLEALKQQGKTLIFATHRFEEVEQLAGRVLFLENGRLKADTSPTLLKKHLFHVVPHVRLRLHLPETQHADALQTLRTQGFEARTNGHGLEVRVPFDQKASPLLLLSQAGFEITDFELHA from the coding sequence ATGGCGCTACTGCAGATTGAGCGTCTTACGAAGCGTTTTGGCGCCGCCAAAGTACTTCAGGAATTGTCGGTCACTGTCGAGACTGGCGAGCAACTGGCCTTATGGGGGCCTAACGGTGCTGGTAAGACCACACTACTTCGGTGCATCCTAGGCCTGCTCCCTTTTGAAGGCACAATTCGCCTAAATGGCTACGACGTCCGGCGACAAGGGAAAGCCGCGCGCCGGCTTATTGGCTTTGTACCCCAGGAGGTGGCGTTTTACCCAACGCTAACTGTGGGCGAAACCGCAGCTTTTTTTGCACGCTTGCGCGGCTTGGATCTCCAAGCAACCCGCCCACTTCTAGAACAAGTGGGCTTAGCAGACCGCATGCACCAGCCAACGCGCACGCTCTCCGGGGGACAACGGCAACGACTAGCCTTGGCGCTGGCCCTACTTGGCGACCCCCCTTTGTTGCTGCTCGATGAGCCTACAGCCAGCCTAGACGTGCGCAGCCGCAGCGAGTTTCTTACTTATTTAGAAGCCTTAAAACAGCAAGGCAAAACGCTGATTTTTGCCACGCACCGCTTTGAAGAAGTTGAGCAGCTGGCCGGACGCGTCTTGTTCCTTGAAAACGGTCGTTTAAAAGCCGATACAAGCCCGACTTTGCTCAAAAAACACCTGTTTCACGTTGTTCCGCACGTGCGCCTGCGGTTGCATCTTCCTGAAACCCAACACGCCGACGCATTGCAGACGTTGCGCACGCAAGGATTTGAAGCCCGCACGAATGGCCACGGTCTGGAGGTGCGGGTTCCTTTTGACCAAAAAGCTTCTCCCTTACTTCTGCTTAGCCAAGCTGGCTTTGAAATCACGGACTTTGAGCTTCATGCCTAA